The following proteins are encoded in a genomic region of Aminivibrio sp.:
- a CDS encoding ABC transporter ATP-binding protein — protein MLLELRDLQVFYGDIHALEGISLSVAEGELVSVIGANGAGKSSLLNCIMGIVPAKGGSVTFSGKDVTSMPVHERARSGIRIVPERARVFPRLSVYENLLTGCFGMRHIIDLAAKLAWIYSLFPVLEERKSQLASTLSGGEQQMLAISRALIADPKLLLVDEVSMGLMPMLVDKVFEVLSMLNRDHGLTILLVEQNALASLGISSRSYVLETGRIVLEGPSEELLKNPGVREAYLGL, from the coding sequence ATGCTTCTTGAACTGCGGGATCTCCAGGTCTTCTATGGGGACATCCACGCCCTGGAGGGCATCTCCCTGTCCGTGGCGGAGGGGGAGCTCGTCTCCGTCATCGGCGCCAACGGGGCCGGGAAAAGCTCCCTGCTGAACTGCATCATGGGGATCGTCCCCGCGAAGGGCGGATCGGTAACCTTCTCCGGGAAGGATGTCACCTCAATGCCGGTCCACGAACGGGCCCGGAGCGGCATCCGCATCGTTCCTGAGCGGGCCCGGGTCTTTCCCAGGCTGTCCGTGTACGAAAATCTCCTCACCGGGTGCTTCGGCATGAGACACATCATCGATCTCGCCGCCAAACTCGCCTGGATCTACTCCCTCTTTCCCGTGCTGGAGGAGCGGAAATCCCAGCTCGCCTCCACTCTTTCCGGAGGGGAGCAGCAGATGCTGGCTATCTCCAGGGCGCTCATCGCCGACCCGAAGCTGCTCCTGGTGGACGAGGTTTCCATGGGGCTTATGCCCATGCTGGTGGACAAAGTTTTCGAGGTGCTTTCCATGCTCAACCGGGACCACGGCCTGACCATCCTGCTGGTGGAGCAGAACGCCCTGGCCTCCCTGGGCATTTCCTCGAGGTCCTACGTCCTCGAGACGGGCAGGATCGTTCTCGAAGGCCCGTCGGAAGAGCTTCTCAAGAATCCCGGGGTCCGGGAGGCCTACCTCGGCCTGTAG
- a CDS encoding branched-chain amino acid ABC transporter permease translates to MNDYSITILTFIAIQAIVACGLNVIVGYAGQISLGHAAFFGIGAYASALLTTKAGLTFWTALPLVILLTGAIGLVLGMPSLRLREDFLAVTTIGINFIVESVFLYVPFFGGALGLGGIPSITFLGTRLRGPNFLYLCLVFLAAVLFISRRFTRSWGGLACFALREEETAASSMGVSPIRFKLLAFVLGTAMAGLGGALYAHLMRFISATDFGFTLSVSMMSMVVLGGIGTLWGPVFGALILGVLPEVFRPLIDYRMLLNAAILLLMIRFQPAGLLGEGSLLRRLFRPGRDSTHG, encoded by the coding sequence GTGAACGACTATTCCATCACCATCCTGACCTTCATCGCCATCCAGGCCATAGTGGCCTGCGGCCTCAACGTCATCGTGGGGTACGCCGGGCAGATTTCCCTCGGCCACGCCGCATTTTTCGGCATAGGGGCCTACGCCTCCGCACTGCTCACCACGAAGGCCGGTCTCACCTTCTGGACAGCCCTGCCGCTGGTGATCCTTCTCACGGGCGCCATCGGCCTGGTGCTCGGCATGCCGAGCCTCCGGCTCCGGGAGGACTTCCTGGCGGTGACCACCATCGGCATCAATTTCATCGTGGAATCCGTCTTCCTGTACGTTCCCTTCTTCGGAGGAGCCCTCGGACTGGGAGGAATACCGAGCATCACCTTCCTCGGCACGAGGCTCCGGGGGCCGAATTTCCTGTACCTCTGCCTCGTATTCCTGGCTGCGGTGCTGTTTATCTCCCGGCGGTTCACCAGGAGCTGGGGGGGCCTCGCCTGCTTCGCCCTCCGGGAGGAGGAGACGGCGGCTTCCAGCATGGGGGTGTCCCCCATCCGTTTCAAGCTGCTGGCCTTCGTCCTCGGGACGGCCATGGCGGGATTGGGCGGAGCTCTCTACGCTCACCTCATGCGGTTCATCAGCGCCACGGACTTCGGCTTCACCCTCTCGGTTTCCATGATGTCCATGGTGGTCCTGGGGGGAATAGGCACCCTTTGGGGCCCCGTGTTCGGCGCCCTGATCCTCGGCGTCCTGCCCGAGGTCTTCCGCCCCCTGATCGACTACCGCATGCTGCTCAACGCCGCCATTCTGCTGCTCATGATCCGTTTCCAGCCTGCGGGGCTCCTCGGCGAGGGCAGCCTTCTGCGGCGGCTGTTCCGCCCGGGGAGGGATTCGACCCATGGATGA
- a CDS encoding ABC transporter ATP-binding protein — MDDILLRLEGVSRSFGGLKAVDDVSFSLARGEILGLIGPNGAGKTTCFNLISGVYAPTKGDIVLEGVSTAGFPPYRMAALGVGRTFQVVKPFSTLSVLNNVQVALGLKRYGSVFSSLGPWDTKSSRNEAMEILEEAGIAHLAGTPSGQLPLGNQRRLELARALALKPKLLLLDETFSGLRHEEVSLLSKLVLGVRARGISVLLIEHNMKVAMGLSDRLVVLDHGRLLAEGKPEAIRSDPLVVEAYLGKGASSYAS; from the coding sequence ATGGATGACATTCTGCTCCGCCTCGAAGGCGTTTCGCGCAGTTTCGGCGGCCTGAAGGCCGTGGACGACGTCTCCTTCTCCCTCGCCAGGGGGGAGATACTGGGGCTCATAGGCCCCAACGGCGCGGGAAAGACCACCTGCTTTAACCTCATCTCCGGCGTCTACGCCCCCACGAAGGGGGATATCGTGCTTGAAGGCGTCTCCACCGCCGGATTTCCCCCCTACCGCATGGCCGCTCTGGGAGTGGGGCGGACCTTCCAGGTGGTGAAGCCCTTCTCCACCCTGTCAGTGCTGAACAACGTCCAGGTGGCCCTGGGCCTGAAACGCTACGGGAGCGTCTTCTCCTCCCTCGGCCCCTGGGACACGAAGTCCTCCAGAAACGAGGCCATGGAGATCCTGGAGGAGGCGGGCATCGCCCATCTCGCCGGAACGCCTTCCGGACAGCTTCCCCTGGGGAACCAGAGGCGCCTTGAGCTGGCCCGGGCTCTGGCCCTGAAGCCGAAGCTCCTGCTGCTGGACGAGACCTTCTCCGGCCTGCGCCACGAGGAGGTGAGCCTGCTCTCGAAGCTGGTGCTCGGGGTGCGGGCCAGGGGGATTTCCGTCCTCCTCATAGAACACAACATGAAAGTGGCCATGGGGCTCTCCGACCGACTCGTGGTCCTCGACCACGGCAGGCTGCTCGCCGAGGGGAAGCCGGAAGCTATCCGGTCCGACCCCCTGGTCGTGGAAGCTTACCTCGGGAAGGGGGCATCCTCCTATGCTTCTTGA